Proteins encoded together in one Lathyrus oleraceus cultivar Zhongwan6 chromosome 5, CAAS_Psat_ZW6_1.0, whole genome shotgun sequence window:
- the LOC127081126 gene encoding uncharacterized protein LOC127081126: MPTLEEYSYWFGLPVSNKLPFSGSEKTPTSAAIAEALHLETSVVKDNFTKKGGILGLTSRFLLEKAFIFVEVDSRDAFEAIFALLIYGIVLFPNIDDFMDVNDIRIFLIGNPVPTLLGDTYHSIHHKAKRGGGTILCCAPLLYKWFISHFPRSRLFRENPQKLRWSQRFMSIDQGGIHWYDPSYDVGVIIDSCGEFSNVPLIGVHGGIKYNPILARRQLGYPMADKPDNLLLSGFFYLNDKESFDLKDIIIHAWRNIHRKGKDRLGRKNYVAFEPYTQWVCARAIELKMPYALEKTSFPFSITSSSIIPIENREEFQEVLDRLKLERDTWEGKYHVLSDKKMKMEQQLKQKDDLIEILEQQDVKKHEEQEGLLLSKGQPFHEYSSIPPTSGAWKGIADKLMIENAQLKRQQRKHQPAAGPSTYEIP; the protein is encoded by the coding sequence ATGCCTACTCTAGAAGAATACTCTTATTGGTTTGGTTTGCCAGTCTCTAACAAATTACCATTCAGTGGTTCAGAGAAGACCCCTACATCAGCAGCTATTGCAGAAGCACTTCACCTAGAAACGTCTGTTGTGAAGGACAACTTCACTAAAAAGGGAGGGATTCTAGGTCTAACCTCTAGATTCCTGTTGGAGAAAGCCTTTATCTTTGTAGAAGTAGATAGTAGAGATGCCTTTGAAGCCATTTTTGCTCTACTCATTTATGGAATTGTACTCTTCCCAAACATTGATGACTTCATGGATGTTAATGATATACGAATCTTCTTAATTGGTAACCCAGTACCCACATTACTTGGAGATACCTACCATTCTATCCATCACAAGGCTAAGAGAGGTGGTGGAACCATTCTTTGTTGTGCACCTCTtctatataagtggtttatttctcactttcCCAGATCCAGGCTCTTTAGGGAGAATCCGCAGAAGCTCAGATGGTCTCAGAGGTTCATGTCAATTGATCAAGGGGGTATACATTGGTATGACCCCTCCTATGATGTTGGAGTaattattgacagttgtggtgaattttCTAACGTACCTCTCATTGGTGTACATGGGGGAATTAAATACAACCCCATCCTTGCCAGACGCCAGTTAGGATATCCTATGGCAGATAAACCCGACAACCTTCTCTTGTCAGGTTTCTTTTACCTCAACGACAAAGAGAGTTTCGATTTGAAGGATATAATCATACATGCTTGGCGCAACATTCACAGGAAAGGAAAAGATCGATTAGGAAGAAAGAATTATGTTGCTTTTGAGCCCTACACCCAATGGGTTTGTGCTAGAGCCATTGAACTTAAGATGCCATATGCTCTTGAGAAAACCTCATTCCCTTTTTCTATAACATCATCATCCATCATTCCTATTGAGAATAGGGAAGAGTTTCAAGAAGTTTTGGATAGGTTGAAATTGGAAAGAGACACTTGGGAAGGCAAGTACCATGTCTTGAGTGataagaagatgaagatggagcAGCAGCTAAAGCAGAAggatgatttgattgagattttggAACAACAAGATGTGAAGAAACATGAGGAACAAGAAGGTTTACTTCTCTCTAAAGGCCAGCCATTTCATGAGTACTCCAGCATACCTCCCACCTCAGGTGCTTGGAAGGGAATCGCCGACAAGCTTATGATCGAGAATGCTCAGCTAAAGAGGCAACAAAGGAAGCATCAGCCAGCAGCAGGACCTTCTACATATGAGATTCCTTAG